AACTAATTTTATAAATAAATTATAATTTTTTATTATAAATATATGATTAAACACACATTCACCCCAAATAATTATTTAAATCCGTATTTAATATTTTTCTAGCATAATACATATCACAATTAATTCTATTTATTATATTATAAGACTTCATTTCATAAATTATACAAAAAATATTATAATTATAATGTCCTCATATGATGACATATGTTAATATATGACGACATCATATATAAATGTTTACTATCCACAAAAACATATAATTAAATCACACCTATTATTGTTAATTATTCATTAAATAAAATTAAATATAAAACATTATTTTTAATATTTCCAATATATAAAAATAATTTTATATCTATTAAAAATTTTTCATAATATATAAAATATAACTAACTTATAAAAACAGTACCATTATAAATATTATAAAAAAATAAATTATTAATCTCATACTATTTTACTAATCTATGAAATTTAGGGTTCATAATCCCCCCTCCAACCCTATTGCAATAATTGATAATTAAAATTTATTCATTTTCTAAATAGTATTAGTATAGAGTTTTTTTAGGAATAGCTCCTTTAAATATCTCTATGATACATCTCAATAAAATTAGTACAGGTATTATTTCTAAACGACCTGTCCACATATTAAATATAGTTATTAATTTAGCCATAATTGGCATTGCCGGACTCATTATTCCCGTAGTGATTCCTACTCCACTTTCAGCAGAAACTATATCAACTAAAGAATTCATTGCATCATAATCATAGGATACAAGAACAAGCCAACCAATTAAAACAAAGACCAGATAAAGTGAAATGTATGTGCTTGCTTCTCTAATTGATGATTCTTTTAATTGTTTATCAAATATTTTCACATTTACTATTCTACCTCCAGGCGAAATGATATTAATTATGTCTTTGTTAATTCCTTTTAAAATAGTAATAATTCTGATAATTTTAACACCCCCCGCAGTAGAACCAGCAGCACCCCCAATTAACATCACAACCACCAAAATTATTTTTATAAAACCTGGCCAAGCACCTATTTCTGTAGAACTACTAATATTCGCCCCAGTTGTAGTTATGCCTGAAACAACATGATATAAAACATCCATAGGAATTATACGTGTAACCGCTACAGCCACAATTGTTGCAAGAATTATAATAATAACCATAGATATAAATTGAATATCCCTAAGAAAAGATCCCCCTTTGCTTTTAATTATTTTATAGTGAGTTAAGAAACTCGTAGCCCCCATAATCATCATTAACATAGAAATAATATAAAAAATATCATTATTATAATAACCCATATTTGCATTTTTAATAGACATTCCACCAGTACCTAATGCAGTGAAA
This DNA window, taken from Methanobrevibacter sp. TMH8, encodes the following:
- a CDS encoding potassium transporter TrkG; protein product: MSAWTGTGFTFFGNVEILPKSILFLRSLEQWVGGLGIVIIMIGVLIHSGTPAFRFYKSEAREEKIKPSVVNTLKKIVQIYLIYTMIGIILFVMAGMPIFDAVNNTFTALGTGGMSIKNANMGYYNNDIFYIISMLMMIMGATSFLTHYKIIKSKGGSFLRDIQFISMVIIIILATIVAVAVTRIIPMDVLYHVVSGITTTGANISSSTEIGAWPGFIKIILVVVMLIGGAAGSTAGGVKIIRIITILKGINKDIINIISPGGRIVNVKIFDKQLKESSIREASTYISLYLVFVLIGWLVLVSYDYDAMNSLVDIVSAESGVGITTGIMSPAMPIMAKLITIFNMWTGRLEIIPVLILLRCIIEIFKGAIPKKTLY